Proteins co-encoded in one Dama dama isolate Ldn47 chromosome 2, ASM3311817v1, whole genome shotgun sequence genomic window:
- the KCNJ1 gene encoding ATP-sensitive inward rectifier potassium channel 1 has product MFTHLRKWFVTRFFGRSRRRARLVSKDGRCNIEFGNVEAQSRLIFFVDIWTTVLDLKWRYKMTIFITAFLGSWFFFGLLWYVVAYIHKDLPEFHPPANHTPCVEHINGLTSAFLFSLETQVTIGYGFRCVTEQCGTAIFLLIFQSILGVIINSFMCGAILAKISRPKKRAKTITFSKNAVISKRGGKLCLLIRVANLRKSLLIGSHIYGKLLRTTITPEGETIILDQININFVVDAGNENLFFISPLTIYHVIDHTSPFFHMAAETLPQQDFELVVFLDGTVESTSATCQVRTSYIPEEVLWGYRFAPIVSKTKEGKYRVDFNNFSKTVEVETPHCAMCLYNEKDARAKMKRGYDNPNFVLSEVNETDDTKM; this is encoded by the coding sequence ATGTTCACGCATCTTCGGAAATGGTTTGTCACTCGCTTTTTTGGGCGTTCTCGGCGGAGAGCGAGGCTGGTCTCCAAAGATGGAAGGTGCAACATTGAATTTGGCAACGTGGAGGCACAGTCGAGGCTGATATTCTTTGTGGACATATGGACGACTGTGCTGGACCTCAAGTGGAGATACAAAATGACCATCTTCATTACAGCCTTCTTGGGCAGCTGGTTCTTCTTTGGCCTCCTGTGGTACGTGGTCGCCTACATCCACAAAGACCTCCCTGAGTTCCATCCCCCTGCCAACCACACCCCTTGTGTGGAACACATTAATGGCTTGACCTcagcttttctgttttctctggaaaCGCAAGTGACCATTGGCTATGGGTTCAGGTGTGTGACAGAACAGTGTGGCACTGCCATTTTTCTGCTCATCTTCCAGTCTATACTCGGAGTCATCATCAATTCTTTCATGTGTGGTGCTATTTTAGCCAAGATCTCCAGACCCAAAAAACGTGCCAAGACCATTACTTTCAGCAAGAATGCAGTGATCAGCAAGCGGGGTGGGAAGCTTTGTCTCCTGATCCGAGTGGCTAATCTTCGGAAGAGCCTCCTCATTGGCAGTCACATATACGGAAAGCTTCTGAGGACCACCATCACTCCTGAAGGAGAGACCATCATTTTGGACCAGATCAATATCAACTTTGTGGTTGACGCAGGGAATGAAAACTTATTCTTCATCTCCCCACTGACGATTTACCATGTCATTGATCACACCAGCCCCTTCTTCCACATGGCAGCAGAAACCCTTCCCCAGCAGGACTTTGAACTAGTGGTGTTTTTAGATGGGACGGTGGAGTCAACCAGTGCCACCTGCCAAGTCCGGACATCTTACATCCCAGAAGAGGTGCTCTGGGGTTACCGTTTTGCTCCCATAGTGTCCAAGACCAAGGAAGGGAAATACCGAGTGGACTTCAATAACTTTAGCAAGACTGTGGAAGTGGAGACACCTCACTGTGCCATGTGCCTTTATAATGAGAAAGACGCTCGAGCCAAGATGAAAAGAGGCTACGACAACCCCAACTTCGTCTTGTCGGAAGTCAATGAAACAGACGACACCAAAATGTAA